From a single Arachis hypogaea cultivar Tifrunner chromosome 3, arahy.Tifrunner.gnm2.J5K5, whole genome shotgun sequence genomic region:
- the LOC112769255 gene encoding uncharacterized protein, producing MDPLPTPLPVKANDSKQRINAKVNQASTKIATNESQIQSRKNRVFGTARNTNIMGKPVWDKCTTTTITTKPKICVPKKQAPKSSSSISSTNPAENVNNSPRLLNDAGEPKTPHVRTKHKGSKPPATPFYTAAHCSKCRFDKLETSSYWIGQIKLAESAGKHFVAADFFRLALESMAEPIRNLRMELKRYLLRHEYLSEQKIWKEVSVKYGLLKIESNNNDTSQIMDSSSNDQNKMEEKLG from the exons ATGGATCCTCTTCCCACGCCACTTCCAG TGAAAGCCAATGACTCAAAACAAAGAATCAACGCAAAGGTTAATCAAGCATCAACCAAAATCGCAACCAATGAATCCCAAATTCAATCTAG aaaaAACCGGGTTTTTGGAACCGCTAGGAACACAAACATTATGGGAAAACCGGTTTGGGACAAGtgtactactactactattaccACCAAACCAAAAATCTGTGTTCCAAAAAAACAAGCACCAAAATCTTCATCATCAATTAGTAGCACCAACCCTGCTGAGAATGTTAATAATAGTCCGAGATTATTGAATGATGCTGGAGAACCCAAAACACCTCATGTTAGAACCAAGCACAAGGGTAGTAAGCCTCCGGCGACGCCGTTTTACACGGCGGCGCATTGCAGCAAGTGCCGGTTTGATAAGTTGGAGACATCTTCTTATTGGATTGGCCAAATCAAGTTGGCAGAGTCCGCCGGGAAGCACTTCGTCGCCGCCGATTTCTTCCGCCTTGCATTGGAATCTATGGCTGAG CCAATTAGGAATCTTAGGATGGAACTCAAAAGATACTTGCTAAGGCATGAGTATCTATCGGAGCAAAAGATATGGAAAGAAGTTAGTGTTAAATATGGACTATTGAAGATTGAAAGCAACAACAATGATACCTCTCAAATAATGGATTCATCTAGCAATGATCAAAACAAAATGGAGGAAAAACTAGGCTAA